In a genomic window of Porphyromonadaceae bacterium W3.11:
- a CDS encoding S41 family peptidase, which translates to MRLNKTIIALLLLVSGVMAHANDNPLWMRYPAISPDGSEIAFTYKGDIYKVPAQGGEAVRLTTNPAHDTRPMWSPDGKKIAFESNRHYGANDIYIMDSEGGTATRVTTHSSSEKLISFSPDGQFIYYATHIQDPASSALFPTGRLNELYKVPTTGGRSIMAMATPVSMGNISKDGRYLIYEDIKGFENEWRKHHTSSVTKDIKMYDFKNKSYSTLVDWKGEDRNPVFAPDNKNFYFLSERAGTINVFKQGLNGSTATQMTSFKHHPVRFLSVANNGVLCFGYDGEIYTLRDGGTASKVNIKIINDLDETLDEQKTFTRGATSVSVSPDGSQIAFIVRGEVFVTSVEYSTTKRITETTAEESSVSFGADNRSIVYASERDGKSDLYIAKITRDEDPNFPNATLITEEKLIPNDHSEKMHPQFSPDGKEVAFVKDRSKVMIYNIERKELRQVTNGKNVTERNGYIGFVWSPDGKWMAMEMVDNHHEPFGDIMLVSTEGENNEIHNLTQSGYFAGNPRFVMDGNAIIYYSEQYGMRNHASWGSMNDVMIVFLNRESYNKFVLNAEEYELLTEAEKKAKEEEEKEKDKDEAKKETKKDSKDILVELENIEYRTLRLTPVSSQLGDAYITDDGKKLYYMSAFEGGYDLWVKDLRKHETKLLKKMNGSYQSLTPDAKGKNLFLLSGSSFQKMSLASESITPISYRATMKLNTAEEREFMFDYVKREEAARFYVKDMHGVDWEFMTQEYRKFLPHINNNHDFSEMLSELLGELNVSHTGSGYGSPRSAESTAELGLFFDLSEASDKGLKIEEVVVGGPFDTYLSKVQEGDYLTKIDGVEIKKDVDYFPLLTGKINKPVLLSFYSVHTGKSWEEVIKPISAGKLNGLLYERWIKQRADEVDRLSNGRLGYVHIPSMDDNSFRRVFSDVMGKYYQRDGIVIDIRYNGGGRLHEDLEAFFSGTKYLTQEVQGKYYCDMPSKRWTKPSVMVICEADYSNAHGTPWVFKKMGISKLVGMPVPGTMTSVNWVTLQDPSLYFGIPAVGYKTDEGYYLENFQLEPDVKVELDLKKVLKGEDTQMEAAVRELM; encoded by the coding sequence ATGAGACTTAACAAAACCATTATTGCCTTACTGCTCCTAGTATCAGGAGTTATGGCACATGCCAACGACAATCCTTTATGGATGCGTTACCCTGCTATCTCTCCCGATGGATCTGAAATCGCATTTACATACAAGGGCGATATTTATAAGGTCCCTGCACAAGGAGGCGAAGCCGTTAGGCTTACTACAAACCCTGCACATGACACACGTCCTATGTGGAGTCCTGATGGCAAAAAGATTGCATTTGAGAGCAATCGCCATTATGGTGCTAATGACATCTACATCATGGACTCCGAGGGTGGAACTGCTACGAGAGTAACGACCCACTCAAGTAGTGAAAAACTCATTAGTTTTAGTCCAGATGGTCAGTTTATTTACTATGCCACACACATTCAAGACCCAGCTAGTAGTGCACTATTCCCTACTGGTCGTCTTAATGAATTATATAAGGTTCCTACCACTGGAGGTCGTAGTATCATGGCTATGGCTACACCTGTCTCAATGGGTAACATATCCAAGGACGGACGTTACTTAATCTATGAAGATATCAAGGGATTTGAGAACGAGTGGAGAAAGCACCATACTTCTTCTGTTACCAAAGACATAAAGATGTATGACTTTAAAAATAAAAGTTACAGCACACTTGTTGATTGGAAAGGTGAAGATCGTAACCCAGTATTTGCACCAGACAATAAGAACTTTTACTTCCTAAGTGAGAGAGCTGGTACCATCAATGTCTTTAAGCAAGGCTTGAATGGTAGCACAGCCACACAAATGACCAGCTTCAAGCACCACCCAGTCCGCTTCCTATCTGTAGCTAATAATGGGGTTCTATGCTTTGGTTATGATGGTGAAATCTACACCCTACGTGATGGAGGAACTGCGAGTAAGGTAAATATCAAAATCATCAATGACCTTGATGAAACGCTTGACGAGCAGAAGACATTCACTCGTGGAGCAACATCTGTCTCAGTATCCCCTGATGGTTCTCAAATAGCTTTCATAGTCCGTGGCGAGGTGTTTGTAACCTCAGTAGAGTACTCAACAACGAAGAGAATAACAGAGACAACAGCTGAAGAAAGCAGCGTATCTTTTGGTGCAGATAATCGCAGTATTGTTTACGCTTCAGAGCGTGATGGCAAGAGTGATCTCTACATTGCGAAGATCACCAGAGATGAAGATCCTAACTTCCCTAATGCGACACTAATTACCGAAGAGAAGTTGATTCCTAACGATCATTCTGAAAAGATGCACCCACAATTCTCACCTGATGGAAAAGAAGTGGCATTCGTGAAAGATCGCTCTAAGGTTATGATTTACAATATTGAGCGAAAAGAGCTTCGTCAAGTCACAAATGGTAAGAATGTTACAGAGCGTAACGGATATATCGGCTTCGTATGGTCTCCTGATGGCAAATGGATGGCAATGGAAATGGTGGATAATCACCACGAGCCTTTTGGTGACATCATGCTCGTCAGTACCGAAGGTGAAAATAATGAGATACACAACTTGACTCAAAGCGGATACTTCGCAGGTAATCCACGATTTGTAATGGATGGCAATGCGATCATCTATTATTCAGAGCAATATGGGATGCGTAATCACGCATCATGGGGCTCTATGAATGACGTGATGATCGTCTTCCTAAATAGAGAGTCCTACAACAAATTTGTACTAAATGCTGAAGAGTACGAACTTCTGACCGAAGCTGAGAAAAAAGCTAAAGAGGAAGAAGAGAAAGAGAAGGATAAAGACGAAGCTAAAAAAGAGACTAAGAAGGATAGTAAAGACATCCTCGTAGAGCTTGAGAATATTGAATATCGTACCCTACGACTGACTCCAGTATCCTCTCAGTTAGGAGACGCATACATCACTGATGATGGCAAGAAGCTATATTATATGAGTGCCTTCGAAGGTGGTTATGACCTTTGGGTGAAAGACCTAAGGAAGCATGAGACTAAGCTACTGAAGAAGATGAACGGTTCATACCAATCACTTACACCTGACGCAAAGGGTAAAAACCTATTCCTTCTGAGTGGTTCATCATTCCAAAAAATGTCTCTCGCATCTGAGTCTATCACTCCTATCTCTTATAGAGCAACCATGAAACTAAATACCGCTGAAGAGCGTGAGTTCATGTTTGACTATGTCAAGAGGGAGGAAGCTGCAAGATTCTATGTCAAGGATATGCATGGTGTGGATTGGGAATTCATGACTCAGGAGTATCGTAAATTCTTACCTCACATCAATAATAATCACGACTTCTCAGAAATGCTTTCTGAGCTACTTGGTGAGCTAAATGTTTCACACACAGGTAGTGGATATGGTAGCCCTAGAAGTGCCGAAAGCACCGCTGAGCTAGGCTTATTCTTCGACCTATCTGAAGCTTCCGACAAGGGCCTTAAGATCGAAGAGGTCGTAGTAGGAGGACCGTTTGACACTTACTTATCTAAAGTGCAGGAGGGTGACTATTTAACTAAGATCGATGGAGTGGAGATCAAAAAGGATGTTGATTATTTCCCACTTCTTACTGGTAAGATTAATAAGCCTGTCTTACTAAGCTTCTACTCCGTACATACAGGCAAGAGCTGGGAGGAAGTGATCAAACCTATATCTGCTGGCAAACTCAATGGGCTGCTCTATGAGCGTTGGATCAAGCAACGTGCAGATGAAGTTGATCGCCTATCAAACGGACGCCTAGGATATGTACATATCCCATCTATGGATGATAATAGCTTCCGCCGCGTGTTCTCTGATGTAATGGGTAAATATTACCAAAGAGATGGTATCGTCATTGACATCCGCTATAATGGTGGTGGTCGCTTACACGAAGATCTTGAAGCATTCTTCTCTGGTACAAAATACCTAACTCAGGAAGTACAGGGTAAGTATTACTGTGATATGCCTTCCAAGAGATGGACTAAGCCTAGCGTCATGGTGATCTGTGAAGCGGACTACTCAAATGCTCACGGTACCCCATGGGTATTCAAGAAGATGGGTATTAGCAAGCTAGTAGGTATGCCAGTACCAGGAACAATGACTAGTGTGAACTGGGTAACCCTTCAGGATCCATCTCTATACTTCGGGATCCCAGCCGTTGGTTATAAGACTGACGAAGGTTACTACCTAGAGAACTTCCAGTTAGAGCCAGACGTGAAGGTTGAGCTTGATCTGAAGAAAGTCTTAAAGGGTGAAGACACCCAGATGGAAGCTGCTGTGAGGGAACTAATGTAA
- a CDS encoding IS256 family transposase, translating to MQFKEILSNVMTEPNGVGRLMELIIEIAMQGERELYKEDSGDVSNGYRPRRIFASGNMLELRVPRTRQQGFMPLILGVLKDQEKEMGELAGYLYSCGNTMEDISGVFERLYGKRYSTSQINRLSLSTQEAVEEWRQRRLPRTLEALVIDATYLPVRRGESVSKEAFFVVMSLDSEGRRDIVGVYNNPTEGSGIWGEFFEDLKSRGLEEVGLIISDGLNNIEEVAREHFTEVEVQLCTVHLQREITRKIRPRDKSAIASDLQEVFSKDGSRSSPLDGLESFKNFAFRWRKSYPFLTKIANGQRIEYYFTYLKYDVSVRKYIHSTNWIERFNRQVKKGARYKCALPSVESALHLIGSIAINANYLKKRIGDLTLGLRKNNEK from the coding sequence ATGCAATTTAAGGAAATTCTATCAAACGTGATGACAGAGCCAAATGGAGTTGGTCGTTTAATGGAGTTAATCATCGAAATAGCGATGCAAGGGGAGAGGGAACTGTATAAAGAAGATAGTGGCGATGTGAGCAATGGATACCGCCCCCGTCGCATCTTTGCGAGTGGTAATATGCTAGAATTACGAGTACCCCGAACTCGACAGCAGGGCTTCATGCCCTTGATTTTAGGCGTTCTCAAAGATCAAGAGAAAGAGATGGGAGAACTAGCAGGTTATCTATATAGCTGCGGTAATACGATGGAGGATATCTCTGGAGTATTCGAGCGTTTGTATGGTAAACGTTATAGTACGAGTCAAATCAATCGTCTCTCCTTATCGACCCAAGAAGCAGTAGAAGAGTGGCGTCAAAGACGTCTACCGAGGACTTTAGAGGCACTTGTTATCGATGCTACATATCTTCCTGTACGGAGAGGAGAAAGTGTGAGCAAGGAGGCATTTTTTGTAGTGATGAGTTTAGATAGCGAAGGACGTCGAGACATCGTGGGTGTCTATAATAATCCAACAGAGGGAAGCGGCATCTGGGGCGAGTTTTTTGAGGATCTAAAAAGCCGAGGACTCGAAGAGGTAGGACTAATCATTTCAGACGGGTTGAATAACATTGAAGAGGTTGCACGTGAGCACTTTACAGAAGTGGAAGTCCAGCTCTGCACGGTGCATCTACAGCGAGAAATAACTCGAAAGATACGCCCTCGAGATAAGTCAGCCATCGCAAGTGATCTACAGGAGGTCTTTAGTAAAGACGGCTCAAGAAGCTCACCTTTAGATGGCCTAGAGAGCTTTAAAAACTTTGCGTTCAGATGGCGTAAGAGCTATCCTTTTCTCACAAAAATAGCTAACGGTCAGAGGATAGAGTATTACTTCACATACCTAAAATACGACGTCAGTGTTCGCAAGTACATTCATAGTACTAACTGGATAGAACGCTTCAATAGACAGGTAAAGAAAGGGGCTCGATATAAATGTGCATTACCTAGCGTAGAATCCGCTCTACACTTGATAGGTAGTATTGCAATCAATGCAAACTATCTGAAGAAAAGAATAGGAGATCTAACTCTTGGACTTAGGAAGAACAATGAAAAGTAA
- a CDS encoding YitT family protein, producing MDAIYIVMGALFQALAYSFFLAPANIVPGGVYGTTIAINHLTKGVFSFAPDGLPIGVTALVFNIPLLILASKKLGLSSGWKTVATFMLISIFTDLFTKLFQDSSFVVEDRLLSAFYGAAIVGLGVFFVFKAGSTSAGTDVLGRVIASGRNLKLSNCIIVIDSIVVIFGLIVFKDWTVPLYSWLTIFIYGKVVDFLQPENPKKAIFIVSEHIDKIKELLLDEKLKLRGTILKGKGMYKGDEREVIFMITERKKISIIKSCVKEVDPMAFISTMDASHDVMNLP from the coding sequence ATGGATGCCATATATATAGTAATGGGTGCTTTATTTCAAGCCCTGGCGTATTCCTTTTTTTTAGCTCCTGCTAATATAGTGCCTGGCGGTGTATATGGTACGACCATTGCGATCAATCATCTCACGAAGGGGGTCTTCAGTTTTGCTCCTGATGGCTTACCAATAGGGGTTACAGCATTAGTATTTAATATCCCCTTACTGATATTAGCATCTAAGAAGTTAGGCCTTTCATCTGGATGGAAGACGGTCGCTACCTTTATGCTAATCTCTATTTTCACAGACCTCTTCACAAAGCTCTTTCAGGATAGTTCTTTTGTGGTCGAGGATCGCTTGTTGTCAGCTTTCTATGGTGCTGCTATTGTGGGTTTGGGTGTCTTTTTTGTATTCAAGGCAGGAAGTACGAGTGCTGGTACAGATGTTCTAGGGCGTGTTATTGCTTCGGGGCGAAATCTTAAGCTAAGTAACTGCATTATAGTAATTGATTCAATCGTAGTTATCTTTGGTCTTATTGTATTCAAAGACTGGACGGTACCTTTGTACTCATGGTTGACGATATTTATTTATGGTAAGGTGGTTGATTTTCTACAGCCCGAAAATCCTAAAAAAGCTATCTTCATTGTATCTGAGCATATAGATAAGATTAAGGAGTTATTACTAGATGAAAAGCTTAAACTTCGAGGGACTATCCTGAAGGGCAAAGGTATGTATAAGGGTGATGAGAGGGAAGTGATCTTTATGATTACAGAGCGTAAAAAAATATCAATCATTAAGTCTTGTGTTAAGGAGGTTGATCCCATGGCCTTTATCTCTACCATGGATGCTAGCCATGACGTTATGAATCTGCCTTAA
- a CDS encoding DNA-binding protein — MSKTLTFNELRSFKDSLPDGTMQRIADELGISVGTVRNYFGGANFEAGAPSGIHLESGPDGGLVVLDDTTIWDKANEILAEESKTEKIDA; from the coding sequence ATGAGCAAAACACTTACATTCAACGAACTTAGGAGTTTTAAAGACAGCTTGCCTGACGGCACAATGCAACGCATTGCTGACGAACTTGGAATTTCAGTAGGAACAGTACGTAACTACTTCGGAGGAGCTAACTTCGAAGCTGGAGCACCTTCTGGAATACACTTAGAATCTGGTCCTGATGGAGGTCTTGTTGTACTAGATGATACAACAATTTGGGATAAAGCAAATGAAATCTTAGCCGAAGAGTCAAAAACCGAAAAGATTGATGCCTAG
- a CDS encoding ROK family protein codes for MNECQFKKKFDSNNKSLQYKQRIIQHIIYNGPETLPALAQRLEVSVPTISKMVNEMVDTHLLQNFGKLEAASGRHPFLYGLSDGDYYFIGVDFTVDTTNIMVMNLRGDQVQEKLSIPFDLVNTQECLDAACRMINDFIDDECHFSRDKLVSIGVNIPGRLNPMTGYSYTYFNFSKISLSKYLSLHVGIPTFIDNDSRASAFGEYMTHYKDSGKNLLFVQCTWGLGLGIIINGEPYAGKSGFSGEVGHTHAYSNEVICHCGKKGCLETEVSGSAIHRKFIEKIKTGAKSILTDPNHPNGCKDINHITLNDIVQAVLLEDILCIEIIEEMGKKLGLHIANLINLLNPDIVVIGGPLARTGDYLLQPIRTTIRKYSLNMVNQDTDLKQSLLMRYAGVMGAAMLARKKSIEALTYKDNCD; via the coding sequence ATGAATGAATGCCAATTCAAAAAGAAATTTGATAGTAACAACAAGAGTCTGCAGTACAAGCAGAGAATCATCCAACATATTATTTATAATGGGCCCGAAACACTCCCCGCTCTTGCTCAACGTCTAGAGGTCAGTGTACCAACCATTTCAAAGATGGTAAATGAGATGGTCGACACCCACCTACTACAGAATTTTGGAAAGCTAGAAGCGGCATCGGGACGGCACCCCTTCCTTTATGGACTAAGCGATGGAGATTATTACTTTATAGGGGTTGACTTCACCGTTGATACTACTAATATCATGGTCATGAACCTAAGGGGGGATCAGGTTCAGGAGAAACTAAGCATACCATTTGATTTGGTTAATACCCAAGAGTGCCTCGACGCTGCCTGCAGGATGATTAATGACTTTATTGATGATGAGTGCCATTTCTCTAGAGATAAACTGGTCAGCATCGGAGTAAATATTCCAGGACGGCTTAATCCTATGACGGGATATAGCTATACGTACTTCAACTTCAGTAAAATATCCCTTTCTAAATACCTTTCTCTTCATGTAGGAATACCCACCTTTATAGACAATGACTCTAGAGCATCAGCCTTCGGAGAATACATGACCCACTACAAGGACTCCGGTAAAAACCTATTATTTGTACAGTGTACATGGGGTCTAGGACTAGGGATCATTATCAATGGTGAGCCTTATGCTGGAAAATCTGGATTTAGCGGCGAAGTTGGACATACCCACGCCTACTCCAATGAAGTAATATGTCACTGTGGCAAAAAGGGATGTTTGGAAACGGAGGTGTCAGGATCAGCTATTCATAGAAAGTTTATAGAGAAAATCAAGACTGGAGCAAAATCCATCCTAACCGACCCTAATCACCCTAATGGATGCAAGGATATAAATCATATCACACTAAATGATATCGTACAAGCTGTCCTATTGGAGGATATCCTATGTATCGAAATCATAGAGGAGATGGGGAAAAAACTGGGCTTACACATTGCGAACCTTATCAATCTACTTAATCCAGACATCGTAGTGATTGGAGGGCCGCTTGCTAGAACGGGCGACTACCTATTACAGCCCATTCGTACAACAATCCGTAAGTATTCCTTGAACATGGTCAATCAAGACACCGATCTTAAGCAATCTTTATTAATGAGGTACGCTGGGGTTATGGGAGCTGCCATGCTAGCCAGGAAAAAGTCAATCGAGGCTTTGACATACAAGGATAATTGCGATTAA
- a CDS encoding folylpolyglutamate synthase/dihydrofolate synthase family protein translates to MMNYQETIEYLYTQLPQFQTQGAIAYKPGLERVEQLLAFCGSPQNDLSAVHVAGTNGKGSTSTMLAAILASAGYKVGLFTSPHLIDFRERIRVNGEMIPESEVVRFVENILPKIPEDLKPSFFELTTAMAFDYFAREKVDIAVIEVGMGGRLDSTNVIKPLVSVITNVSVDHAAYLGSTLSAIAGEKAGIIKSHIPVVLGQSSVSEVSTVVRKNADKLSAPLIFADQKSQISGYFKIESGGYQIISKNFGSFVLPLEGDYQLENMATVLEVLLLLRDKGFNIADSDVRLGVRKTKEYGLRGRLEVIHDKDPKVVIDTGHNPGAWEHLHNELDAWTENGGLLCVIGMAADKDVKQVLSKMPSNAHFIFCKAKGDRSMPAEELAEHARSVGLSRVTVIPDVYEAYQYAMEHYSLLDTSTIFIGGSNFVVGELLSNFK, encoded by the coding sequence ATGATGAACTATCAAGAAACTATAGAATACTTATATACTCAACTGCCACAATTCCAAACACAAGGAGCCATAGCTTATAAGCCTGGGTTGGAGAGGGTAGAGCAGTTACTCGCATTTTGTGGGTCACCCCAAAACGACTTGTCAGCGGTGCATGTTGCAGGAACTAACGGGAAAGGCTCTACAAGTACGATGTTGGCAGCTATATTAGCTTCTGCTGGATATAAGGTGGGGTTATTCACTTCGCCTCATTTGATTGATTTTCGTGAGCGTATTCGCGTGAATGGAGAGATGATCCCCGAGTCGGAGGTGGTGCGTTTTGTGGAAAATATCCTACCTAAGATTCCAGAGGATCTGAAGCCTTCTTTTTTTGAATTAACTACAGCAATGGCGTTCGATTATTTTGCACGAGAGAAGGTGGATATTGCTGTTATTGAGGTAGGCATGGGCGGACGGCTAGATAGCACTAACGTCATTAAGCCTTTGGTCAGTGTCATCACTAATGTGAGTGTGGATCATGCCGCCTATCTTGGTAGTACTCTTAGTGCTATTGCTGGAGAAAAAGCAGGGATCATAAAGTCACATATACCTGTGGTACTTGGTCAGAGTAGTGTCTCGGAGGTCTCTACCGTTGTCCGAAAAAATGCAGATAAGTTATCTGCCCCTTTGATTTTTGCGGATCAAAAGTCTCAGATTTCGGGGTACTTCAAGATTGAGTCTGGTGGGTATCAGATTATTTCTAAGAACTTTGGCTCTTTTGTTCTGCCCCTGGAGGGAGATTATCAGCTAGAGAATATGGCTACAGTATTGGAGGTCTTACTGCTCCTAAGAGATAAGGGCTTTAATATTGCAGATAGCGATGTAAGGCTTGGGGTGCGTAAGACTAAGGAGTATGGATTGAGAGGACGCTTAGAGGTAATCCATGATAAGGATCCTAAGGTTGTTATAGATACAGGGCATAATCCGGGGGCTTGGGAACATCTACATAATGAGTTGGATGCATGGACTGAAAATGGAGGTTTGCTTTGCGTTATTGGTATGGCGGCGGATAAGGATGTGAAGCAAGTCTTGAGTAAAATGCCGTCGAATGCCCATTTTATTTTCTGTAAAGCAAAAGGTGACCGCTCGATGCCTGCTGAGGAGTTAGCTGAGCATGCGAGGTCCGTGGGATTGAGTCGTGTTACTGTCATACCTGATGTGTATGAGGCGTATCAGTATGCCATGGAACATTATTCACTCCTTGATACCTCTACTATTTTTATAGGTGGAAGTAATTTTGTCGTAGGGGAATTGCTCTCTAATTTTAAGTAA